The Fusarium keratoplasticum isolate Fu6.1 chromosome 8, whole genome shotgun sequence genome includes a region encoding these proteins:
- a CDS encoding EthD domain-containing protein, whose product MARFTSLFAVFTVLFGATLAACAPSNTGLLQMVTYVKRRPDFTQEEFWKYWETQHAPKVVPLATYFNITRYQQVQVGGKIIPTAGGASAPESNELIDFDGIAMFLYKSADVLTEMLSHPYYIEVVEPDEHKFIDKAAYGNGMVATYIGKHIEAVDKGRDVWVGDKTTLEKYQKIFNTYL is encoded by the exons ATGGCTCGCTTCACGTCACTCTTCGCCGTCTTTACGGTCCTGTTTGGGGCCACTCTTGCTGCGTGCGCCCCCTCCAACACTGGCCTCCTCCAGATGGTCACCTACGTCAAGCGCCGCCCTGATTTCACTCAGGAGGAGTTTTGGAAGTACTGGGAGACCCAGCATGCTCCCAAGGTTGTGCCTCTGGCCACTTACTTCAACATTACCCGCTACCAGCAG GTCCAAGTTGGAGGCAAGATTATTCCTACTGCAGGTGGGGCCTCTGCCCCAGAGTCCAACGAGCTTATCGACTTTGACGGCATCGCCATGTTCCTGTACAAGTCCGCCGATGTCCTGACCGAGATGCTCTCGCACCCTTACTACATCGAGGTCGTTGAGCCCGATGAGCACAAATTCATCGACAAGGCGGCTTATGGAAACGGCATGGTTGCCACTTACATTGGCAAGCACATCGAGGCCGTTGACAAGGGCAGGGATGTTTGGGTGGGCGACAAGACCACTCTTGAAAAGTACCAGAAGATCTTCAACACGTATCTGTGA
- a CDS encoding LigB domain-containing protein, which translates to MAQLTPVHFFSHGSTMMLGEESEAADYWKKAGDQALANKIKGVVMMGAHWDALGDRIEVATNPQPGKSPVAYVHPSKYVDYKLNPDLETAERCISLLSKAGFDVSGNPTFEWIHDTYLILIRMFPNGCPPTTLISMNGRFDPHYHMKVGQALRCLRSEGYLIIGSGGAVHNLYRNIWGPMVKYTDNFGQETPPEPWALEFRQAVEDAIKNNTGPHLRRAMTRLMKHPLYRDAHATDDHFMAAVFVAGAVGDEEDEGVYGELKAETWELTNMCNSQFTFGSWPRTVATA; encoded by the exons ATGG CTCAGCTCACACCAGTCCACTTCTTTTCCCATGGGTCAACCATGATGCTTGGAGAGGAATCCGAAGCAGCAGATTACTGGAAGAAAGCTGGTGATCAGGCATTGgccaacaagatcaagggtGTTGTCATGATG GGAGCCCATTGGGATGCTCTCGGGGATCGAATCGAAGTCGCTACGAACCCTCAGCCTGGAAAATCTCCTGTCGCATACGTCCACCCTTCAAAATACGTCGACTACAAGCTTAACCCCGACCTGGAGACGGCCGAGCGATGCATCTCGCTGCTTTCGAAGGCGGGATTTGATGTCTCTGGAAACCCGACCTTCGAGTGGATCCATGATACGTATCTTATCTTGATCCGCATGTTTCCCAACGGCTGTCCGCCCACTACTCTCATCTCCATGAACGGTCGCTTCGACCCGCACTACCATATGAAAGTCGGCCAAGCACTGCGATGTTTGAGGAGTGAAGGATATCTCATCATCGGATCCGGTGGAGCCGTACACAATCTCTACCGCAACATCTGGGGTCCGATGGTCAAGTATACGGACAATTTCGGGCAAGAAACGCCTCCGGAGCCGTGGGCCTTGGAGTTTCGACAAGCAGTCGAGGATGCGATTAAGAACAATACGGGGCCTCATCTCCGACGCGCAATGACGCGACTGATGAAGCACCCGCTCTACAGAGATGCGCATGCGACAGATGATCACTTCATGGCTGCGGTGTTTGTCGCTGGTGCTGTTGgcgacgaagaggatgagggaGTGTATGGGGAGCTCAAGGCGGAGACATGGGAGTTGACAAACATGTGTAATAGCCAATTCACGTTTGGGAGTTGGCCAAGGACAGTTGCAACCGCATAG
- a CDS encoding CVNH domain-containing protein, whose amino-acid sequence MVNFHLSSEDIELEDGHILVAKCGNGDGDMVESRLDLDYYIGNDDGSFSWGGENFSGSAEDIELSIEGDDNVPILRAKLNPVDGDPVDADLNLAERIGNDNGVLVFVQF is encoded by the exons ATGGTCAACTTCCACCTTAGCTCCGAGGACATTGAGCTCGAGGACGGCcacatcctcgtcgccaagTGCGGCAACGGTGACGGCGATATGGTTGAGTCTCGTCTCGACCTCGACTACTACATCGGCAACGATGATGGTAGCTTCTCCTGGGGCGGTGAGA actTCTCCGGCTCCGCTGAGGACATTGAGCTCAGCAtcgagggcgacgacaacgTCCCCATCCTCCgcgccaagctcaaccccGTCGACGGCGACCCTGTCGATGCCGACCTGAACCTCGCCGAGCGCATCGGCAACGACAACGGTGTCCTTGTCTTTG TCCAGTTCTAA